ctGCATttcttatgactttttttttttttttttttgacaaaaatggccactcatttgaccccctaagtaaattttagccgatgagaatgtgtgtgttcagtggtttAATGTTTGCATACACAGTCAGGTCAATAGGATGTATAAGACGCCTTCAGAATAGGACGTTTGTGTTGCGTTTAATGACTCCAGGTGCTCCACACAGACATGACGGCGGCGCCTAAAGCAGCAGTCAGAGGGATCTGGATGGCTGTGGCTCCGTTACAGCAGTCGGTGTTGCAGCAGGTCCTGGACACAGTGTAACCTGCAGTCAGGAGCGTCCCTGTTTCAGTTGTGTTGCAGAGAGACGAAGCGATGCAACCTCTGGCATGCATGCGCATGAACTTACTGACGTTGAGGACTGAGTGAGAGAAAGGACAAAAGAAAAACgttttaacataaaaataaataaaacagactcCATTCCAAACTCTCAAGCTAAAGATGTATTTGATGTAAAGATGTAAGTGTGAGGGATGTGGATTTTTAACACTGAGAAAACACTCTGATAAAAGAAGACAGGCATCCTTGAATGTAATAAAATTGTCTTGTattgagaaaaagaaaatcagCTGATGGGTTGTacaaatgtaagttttttttacCAGATGTCTAGTCACTGAAACCACACTGTAAGGCCCTTAATGGAACAAAATGCTCAAATTTAATAATTCAAGCTCAATAATTCAAGCAAACACATTTATAGGACAGGCTTCATATAATATTCTTAAACTGAGAAGTAACAGAAGTAGTCATAATGTTAAGATAAGGAAAACAGTCTTGTCTTGGACACCAGTAAACTGCCACTATATAAGGAGCAGAAAAGTTGAAAtattcaatgtgatatcatgaattgcgtaaatatacatgctatacacgccacttttaattggtgtctTATCTGTACgaattataagctttccacatgcaTGTTCATGGCGCATCAAATACcatgtgattagtggttagggttagcagttacgaATATGTAAACTgaagatcttggtgtaaattgacatgtgatcaaatggcactgaacaacatgtgaaaggatgaaaatacatACGTATAGcaagccaaatgccataagaactggcgtgacataagtgatttcatgagatcagtttgaAATATTAATGATTCAAATTGACTGCTACACTAGAATAAATCTATTCgtaatactgtattgatattatacTATTACCAGAGGTCCACAATAACAGATGAGAAGCCACAACAGAGGGATGTTCCCATCAGCTATTTCGTAAAACTTGCTGTAGGAGAAACCACATTACCCTTTGGAAATGATTTGACCAGGCATCaggcaaacaaagaaaaaaaagatactacTGAGTTAAGGCAGTGTATTTCTTTTTATTCCAAACCATCCGGGTCACCTGTACAACACCGAGTAATTTTGGACAGCATCCAACCAAAGAATGAAACTTTTAAAATTAAGTCCTTCATTAAAAGGTTGAGTAAGATCTCACCTAAACATAGTAATAAAGTGCATGTAAAAACACATCATGGCCTTACTGTACATAAGAATATTCTCTTCTTGTCACCATCTGTAAATTTAAATACTTTCTTCTTTGATTATGTGCGGTTGGAAGTTGGACAACATGCTAACCACATACCAGATCTGATTTATGTTTCCAAGATGGGAAACTGGAATTGTACCTGAAATAAtcttaaattttttaattttggcAATTG
This DNA window, taken from Sphaeramia orbicularis chromosome 11, fSphaOr1.1, whole genome shotgun sequence, encodes the following:
- the LOC115428721 gene encoding protein Bouncer-like, with translation MNKLLWIGAALMVMFVTGECLVCRTCKMGLGGRCLFPSRMTCSDAQPNCYIGNMVLNVSKFMRMHARGCIASSLCNTTETGTLLTAGYTVSRTCCNTDCCNGATAIQIPLTAALGAAVMSVWSTWSH